From a single Deinococcus apachensis DSM 19763 genomic region:
- a CDS encoding TldD/PmbA family protein has protein sequence MTATTEQQLSLEDARAYLLDRARERGVTLEVYGERGTSTSVKAFQGEVSEFKLSARQGVALRALVKGAWGYSFTENLSPPALDRALDSAVENAELVAPEPGAGLQNWPPPPALDLYGEGLSGVTVEQKVGVALELDRAAREADPRVTSLPYGGYSDSDAQRLVGNTEGLERGARELHAMQYAYPLVSEGGQNKMKGDWQFTREFTELDPTRTALSAVEKALALLGAKPAPSGTFPAIISGECLGELLALFSVMFSGKMVEEGKSPLAGRLGETIASPLVTLLDDPTLPRGLNSRAFDAEGCPSAPLALIENGKLAAFMHNAQTAARAGTTSTGHAARSGLQGTVGVAPSNLILQPGRTEGTAVASGLTGVRVTGVSGGHAGANPITGDFSLQAEGFWVEGGEVQHPLEVFTVAGNILDLLAGIEAVGNELHETQYAVAAPDVRVEALAVGGA, from the coding sequence ATGACCGCAACAACCGAACAGCAACTCAGCCTCGAGGACGCCCGCGCCTACCTCCTCGACCGTGCCCGGGAGCGCGGCGTGACGCTGGAGGTGTACGGCGAGCGGGGCACCTCCACCAGCGTGAAGGCCTTCCAGGGCGAGGTCAGCGAGTTCAAGCTCTCTGCTCGGCAGGGCGTGGCACTGCGGGCGCTGGTGAAGGGCGCGTGGGGCTACAGCTTCACCGAGAACTTGTCGCCGCCTGCCCTGGACCGGGCGCTCGACAGTGCGGTCGAGAATGCCGAACTCGTCGCTCCAGAGCCGGGCGCGGGCCTCCAGAACTGGCCGCCTCCCCCCGCCCTGGACCTGTACGGCGAGGGACTGAGCGGCGTGACGGTGGAGCAGAAGGTGGGGGTGGCCCTGGAACTCGACCGCGCCGCACGGGAAGCGGACCCGCGCGTAACCAGCCTGCCCTACGGGGGATACTCCGACAGCGACGCCCAGCGCCTCGTCGGCAATACCGAGGGCCTGGAGCGCGGGGCACGCGAACTTCACGCGATGCAGTACGCCTACCCCCTGGTGAGCGAGGGCGGGCAGAACAAGATGAAGGGCGACTGGCAATTCACCCGCGAGTTCACCGAACTCGACCCCACCCGCACGGCCCTCTCGGCGGTGGAAAAGGCCCTCGCGCTGCTCGGCGCCAAACCCGCCCCCAGCGGCACCTTTCCGGCGATCATCAGCGGGGAGTGCCTGGGCGAACTGCTCGCCCTCTTCTCCGTCATGTTCAGCGGCAAGATGGTCGAGGAGGGCAAGAGCCCGCTGGCCGGGCGCCTGGGCGAGACTATCGCCAGCCCGCTCGTCACCCTGCTCGACGACCCCACCCTGCCGCGCGGGCTGAACTCGCGCGCCTTCGACGCTGAGGGCTGCCCGAGTGCGCCCCTTGCGCTGATCGAGAACGGGAAGCTCGCCGCCTTCATGCACAACGCGCAGACCGCCGCCCGCGCGGGCACGACGAGTACCGGTCACGCCGCCCGCTCCGGCCTCCAGGGAACGGTGGGCGTGGCTCCCAGCAACCTGATCCTGCAACCGGGCAGGACGGAGGGAACCGCCGTCGCTTCCGGTCTCACGGGCGTGCGCGTCACGGGCGTCTCCGGCGGGCACGCGGGGGCGAACCCGATCACTGGCGACTTCTCCCTCCAGGCCGAGGGCTTCTGGGTGGAAGGCGGCGAGGTCCAGCACCCGCTGGAGGTGTTCACCGTGGCGGGGAACATCCTCGACCTGCTCGCGGGCATCGAGGCCGTGGGCAACGAGCTGCACGAGACCCAGTACGCCGTGGCCGCGCCCGACGTGCGGGTGGAGGCGCTGGCAGTCGGCGGGGCGTAG
- the cax gene encoding calcium/proton exchanger: protein MVMNLLLIFIPISLLLEYVFRAPPLWIFFTATVAIIPLADWLRKATEQVAARAGQTIGGLLNVTFGNLAELIIAIFVLLGGNITVVKAQITGSIIGNALLGLGLAILIGSFGRRRQKFSGENASQLNSMLFLVVIALLIPALFDYTERLPAFTAGGEVLRQNLEEHLSLGVAIVLIVVYALNLVYTLVTHKDVFALSEEGEEHHGPLWPVWRAGAVMVGATALIALESEMLSGALEATSSTLGLSPFFLGIIVLAVVGNFAEYIAGSYFARQGKIGLAINIAVGATIQVALFTAPLLVLISYFIGRPMNLVFSSPLELVAIVAVALTVTTVTKDGEATWFEGVLLLAVYLLLALAFFFVTPQEGEGRPAALQGPASPQLLVEHPVGGTLSIPHPARLPA, encoded by the coding sequence ATGGTCATGAATCTGTTGCTGATCTTCATCCCGATCAGCCTGCTTCTGGAATATGTGTTCCGGGCGCCGCCGCTGTGGATCTTTTTCACGGCGACGGTCGCCATCATCCCGCTTGCCGACTGGCTGCGAAAGGCCACCGAGCAGGTCGCGGCGCGGGCCGGGCAGACCATCGGCGGGCTGCTGAACGTCACCTTCGGCAACCTGGCGGAACTGATCATCGCCATCTTCGTGCTGCTGGGGGGCAACATCACCGTCGTGAAGGCGCAGATCACCGGCAGCATCATCGGGAACGCGCTGCTGGGGCTGGGGCTCGCCATCTTGATCGGCTCCTTCGGGCGGCGGCGGCAGAAGTTCAGCGGGGAGAACGCCAGCCAGCTCAACTCGATGCTCTTTCTGGTGGTGATCGCGCTGCTGATCCCGGCGCTGTTCGACTACACCGAGCGCCTCCCCGCGTTCACGGCGGGCGGTGAGGTCCTGCGGCAGAACCTGGAGGAGCACCTCAGCCTGGGCGTCGCCATCGTCCTCATCGTCGTGTATGCCCTGAACCTCGTGTACACCCTGGTGACGCACAAGGACGTGTTCGCGCTGAGCGAGGAGGGCGAGGAACACCACGGCCCCCTCTGGCCGGTGTGGCGCGCGGGTGCCGTCATGGTGGGCGCCACCGCCCTGATCGCCCTGGAATCCGAGATGCTCTCCGGCGCGCTGGAGGCGACGAGCAGCACGCTGGGCCTGAGCCCCTTCTTCCTGGGCATCATCGTGCTGGCGGTCGTCGGCAACTTCGCGGAATACATCGCGGGGAGCTACTTCGCCCGGCAGGGCAAGATCGGGCTGGCGATCAACATTGCCGTGGGCGCGACGATCCAGGTGGCCTTATTTACCGCGCCGCTGCTCGTGCTGATCTCGTACTTCATCGGCAGGCCCATGAACCTGGTCTTCTCCAGCCCGCTGGAACTCGTCGCCATCGTGGCCGTCGCGCTGACGGTCACCACCGTGACGAAGGACGGCGAGGCGACGTGGTTCGAGGGCGTGCTGCTGCTTGCCGTGTACCTGCTGCTGGCGCTGGCCTTCTTCTTCGTGACGCCGCAGGAGGGGGAAGGAAGGCCCGCCGCGCTCCAGGGTCCGGCCAGCCCTCAGCTGCTGGTGGAACATCCCGTGGGCGGGACACTTTCCATCCCGCACCCCGCTAGACTCCCCGCATGA
- the mqnE gene encoding aminofutalosine synthase MqnE, protein MKWLRDPGLTPIADKVEAGERLSFDEGMRLYHTRDLNGLMRLANRQKERLHGDKVYFVHSMRLEFTNICYVGCTFCAFAARKGEERAWDYSPGEVVEQVRRRYLPGITELHMSSGHHPNHPWDYYPEMVRRLRSVFPDLQVKAFTAAEIEHLSKISKKPTLEVLRELQAAGLAAMPGGGAEIFADRVRRQVARNKVKAEKWLQIHREAHSLGMRTNATMLYGHIETLEERLDHMHRLRELQDETGGFHAFIPLAFQPLGNTLAQNLGKTDFTTGLDDLRNLAVARLYLDNFPHIKGYWVMIGSELTQVSLDWGVSDIDGTIQEEHIAHAAGATSPMALSQAGMVRMIQHAGRVPVLRDAYYNELEVFGRPGVEAAD, encoded by the coding sequence ATGAAGTGGCTGCGTGACCCGGGCCTCACGCCCATCGCCGACAAGGTCGAGGCGGGCGAGCGTCTCTCGTTTGACGAGGGAATGCGGCTGTACCACACCCGCGACCTCAACGGGCTGATGCGGCTGGCGAATCGGCAAAAGGAGCGGCTGCACGGCGACAAGGTGTATTTCGTTCACTCCATGCGGCTGGAATTCACCAATATCTGCTACGTGGGCTGCACCTTCTGCGCCTTCGCCGCCCGCAAGGGCGAGGAGCGCGCCTGGGACTACTCGCCGGGCGAAGTGGTCGAGCAGGTCCGGCGCCGCTACCTCCCCGGCATCACCGAGTTGCACATGAGCAGCGGGCACCACCCCAACCACCCGTGGGACTACTACCCCGAGATGGTGCGGCGGCTGCGGTCAGTCTTCCCCGACCTTCAGGTCAAGGCCTTCACGGCGGCCGAGATCGAGCACCTGAGCAAGATCAGCAAGAAGCCCACGCTGGAGGTGCTGCGCGAACTCCAGGCGGCAGGCCTGGCAGCGATGCCGGGCGGCGGCGCGGAAATCTTCGCCGACCGGGTGCGGCGTCAGGTCGCCAGGAACAAGGTGAAGGCCGAGAAGTGGCTCCAGATTCACCGCGAGGCGCACTCGCTGGGGATGCGGACGAACGCGACCATGCTCTACGGCCACATCGAGACGCTGGAGGAGCGGCTGGACCACATGCACCGTCTGCGGGAGTTGCAGGACGAGACGGGGGGCTTCCACGCCTTCATCCCGCTCGCCTTCCAGCCCCTCGGGAACACGTTGGCGCAGAACCTGGGCAAGACCGACTTCACGACCGGGCTGGACGACCTGCGGAACCTCGCCGTGGCGCGGCTCTACCTCGACAACTTCCCGCACATCAAGGGCTACTGGGTGATGATCGGCTCGGAGCTGACGCAGGTGAGCCTGGACTGGGGCGTCAGCGACATCGACGGCACCATTCAGGAGGAACACATCGCGCACGCGGCCGGGGCTACCTCGCCGATGGCCCTCTCGCAGGCGGGCATGGTGCGGATGATCCAGCACGCCGGGCGGGTGCCTGTGCTGCGTGACGCCTATTACAACGAGCTGGAGGTTTTCGGGCGCCCCGGGGTGGAGGCGGCGGACTAG
- a CDS encoding nuclear transport factor 2 family protein, with product MPAEDLDAVLALDDAWNAAYHHRDPGRMAMILADDWMAFFPDGQVVFKPDLLEGMRHNPPAALMFERHAARVFGDTAVTRGTLYADGGRMQSFLRVYARRGSEWRAVSVQVVP from the coding sequence GTGCCTGCCGAAGACCTCGATGCCGTGCTGGCCCTCGACGACGCCTGGAACGCGGCCTACCACCACCGCGACCCGGGGAGGATGGCGATGATTCTCGCCGACGACTGGATGGCCTTTTTCCCCGACGGACAGGTCGTGTTCAAGCCCGACCTGCTGGAGGGCATGCGCCACAACCCCCCCGCCGCCCTGATGTTTGAGCGCCACGCGGCCCGCGTCTTCGGGGATACGGCGGTCACGCGCGGCACGCTCTACGCGGACGGCGGGCGGATGCAGAGCTTCCTGCGCGTGTACGCACGGCGCGGGAGCGAGTGGCGGGCGGTCAGCGTGCAGGTGGTGCCGTGA
- a CDS encoding menaquinone biosynthetic enzyme MqnA/MqnD family protein, with protein MTYRAGWIHYTNVAPILDRLVLPTGVTAVTGVPTEMNAALLEGRVDIANISVVEFIRNAYRLEALPDFSVSVLGPVYSVNLFHTVPLPALRRVALTAQSATSVALLEVVLAARGLAPTLERVEGEAEDLLACGYDGVLRIGDSALREWYRVTGPLTPETTMTTLPHMGRGITVTDLAEEWFRLTGHPFVFAVWAYRRDAPPPVGLVQAMREARREGIGHLADVAARHAAKLGLPERVVQHYLWNFRYHLEAPDRLGLGEFAALAVPGHAPLRFGPRPGTPRELAP; from the coding sequence ATGACCTACCGCGCAGGCTGGATTCACTACACCAACGTCGCCCCCATCCTCGACCGTTTGGTGCTGCCGACCGGCGTGACGGCGGTCACGGGCGTGCCGACCGAGATGAACGCGGCCCTCCTCGAAGGTCGGGTGGACATCGCCAATATCAGTGTGGTGGAGTTCATCCGCAACGCCTACCGGCTGGAGGCGCTCCCCGACTTTTCCGTGAGCGTGCTGGGGCCGGTGTACTCGGTGAACCTCTTCCATACCGTGCCGCTCCCGGCGCTGCGGCGGGTGGCCCTGACGGCCCAGAGCGCGACGAGCGTGGCGCTGCTGGAGGTCGTGCTGGCGGCGCGGGGCCTCGCCCCCACCCTGGAACGGGTGGAGGGCGAGGCGGAGGACCTGCTCGCCTGCGGCTACGACGGGGTGCTGCGGATCGGGGACAGCGCGCTGCGCGAGTGGTACCGGGTGACCGGACCGCTGACACCCGAAACGACCATGACCACCCTGCCGCACATGGGCCGGGGCATCACCGTCACCGACCTGGCGGAGGAGTGGTTCCGGCTGACCGGGCATCCCTTCGTGTTCGCCGTATGGGCGTACCGCAGGGACGCGCCGCCCCCGGTGGGGCTCGTGCAGGCGATGCGGGAGGCGCGGCGCGAGGGGATCGGGCACCTGGCCGACGTGGCGGCCCGGCACGCGGCGAAGCTGGGACTTCCAGAACGGGTCGTGCAGCACTACCTCTGGAACTTCCGCTACCACCTGGAGGCGCCCGACCGGCTGGGGCTGGGCGAGTTCGCCGCGCTGGCGGTGCCGGGGCATGCCCCGCTGCGCTTTGGGCCAAGGCCGGGAACGCCACGGGAGCTGGCCCCCTGA
- a CDS encoding MGMT family protein codes for MTSEGLENVPEGTFRERVLALVARIPPGRVMTYGQLALLAGRPGPGGARLAGFVLGSLAGGSQTEGEPLPWQRVINAQGRVSTHKLGFGDMQERLLEAEGVTFDESGRCDLARLQWWPPEEGRDAPPDVLL; via the coding sequence GTGACGAGTGAGGGCCTGGAGAACGTGCCCGAGGGGACCTTCCGCGAGCGGGTCCTCGCCCTGGTCGCCCGCATTCCGCCGGGGCGGGTGATGACGTACGGGCAGCTCGCGCTGCTCGCCGGGCGGCCCGGACCGGGGGGGGCGCGGCTCGCGGGTTTCGTGCTGGGCAGCCTGGCGGGGGGCTCCCAGACTGAGGGGGAACCGTTGCCCTGGCAGCGGGTGATCAACGCGCAGGGCCGGGTCAGCACCCACAAGCTCGGCTTCGGGGACATGCAGGAGCGGCTGCTGGAGGCCGAGGGGGTGACGTTCGACGAATCCGGCCGCTGCGACCTCGCCCGGCTGCAATGGTGGCCGCCCGAGGAGGGCCGGGACGCTCCGCCGGACGTGCTCCTCTGA